The Elaeis guineensis isolate ETL-2024a chromosome 3, EG11, whole genome shotgun sequence region GAATCTGACCCAAACCTTGGTGAAACTTGTCCCCGTAGTTTTGCCTTGGCAGATTCAGTCGTTTGCATATAGCTCGGTAATTTTGGTGAATTCTGCAAACCATTCTCTGCATGATGTTCGGATTTGGATGAGAAAGAAGCCCTCCTCTTGCTGCTTTTCTGGCTTCCATCGCATAGCTGTTCATCCTTCATGCTCAAATCCCCATAAACCGCAGAAAGATTATCTTCTTTACAGATATTTTGCGATGGGGTCAATTCAAGAGTGGGGCAATCATCTGGTAATGTATTCATAGGTCCATCTGATGCCACCAGTCGTGCAGTTTCCACATCAGGTTTATTCTCAATAGTCACTGCAGTATCTGTCTCCACCTTGTCTGCAGAATCCTCAATGCTCTGTTGCATAACATCAGAAGGGGAACTTGACACCTTCAAACTGCGAGGTGGTATCTCATTTTCAATATCCACCCTGTTAGAGGCTTCTGTTGTCAAATTAGATACCTTCCTTAAATTACGCTTGGCCTTTTCAAGCTCAGTTTGTGGGCTTTCCTGTGCAGAATCAGCAGGGGAGATAGGTACTTTCCTCAGGTTGCGTTTGGATTTTCCAGATTCAGTGGTGACATTTGCTGGCCCAGAGTCAGCATTTCCAGCTGAATTCCTATGGAGTCTACGTTTAGATCTGCCTGATTCACTTTCCATAGCACTAACACCCCTTCTTGCCTGAGTTTTCAAATCAACAGCCTTCTTTGGTTGAGGGAGCGGTTTCCAAATCCGATAGGACGTCCAGCGCTCCATCCAAATCAAGACTGAATTGGGTTCCCCATCACCATACTTGATTTGCATAGGTTTTGTAACAGGCGACGTAGAAAGAAGCTATAACAATGGAACAAGTGATAGATATCCCTTGTCAAATAAATATATAATGAACATGATTGATGCTCAATATATATTCTGGAAAATCATTTAAAAGCTTCTTTGAGCAGCTTGGTAGATATTGCTTAACAGATATAAGTATATGAAGAAGCTTTTTGAAAaacatgatctcatcattaaCGCAACACAACTTACCTTACGAACAAAAGCATTAATTGACAGTTTCTCATTCCAAGTTTTCAACTGTTTAGcatcctgaaaaaaaaaataaggcaaTCTTCAACAAGGAGGTGAGAAAGTTCAATAAACTGGTGCAGCCATTCCAAGACCTTATAGTGAATTGATTAAGGTACAAGTGAAATATTCCCAGctctatttagattataaaataaaacaaaatgcaTGCAAGCATGTTGGTCTTGCAATTTTGAAATATTGCTGTTGCAAAAAGCTGAATGCACATTTGCATCCATGCATCCACTAATTGCCGACCTTCCCTTCCCCAAACACGCAAGACCACATTCTCACAAGGGGCATGTATGTCAGTACAATTGCCCAAGAGAGTGTGAAACAAAAGGAATTAGTAGCTTCATTGCTCCAGCACTATATCCAAGACCTTGTTTTCATAACACATCAGCAAGGCAACCGGACTAACAATAGCTACCCAGTTATGATCCCACCAGTTTGACCAACATCGCAATCAAACAAGATTATGTGGCAATTTTTTTTGAAGTAGTGCATCATTGACATCCACAAGCAGGAGATTCATTTcagagaaaggagagaaaaaagaacAAGTTGCACATCCACTAACTTAATTCTTTAGAGTTTAGAAGTTCCAAGTTAAGTATATCTACCACATTTTTTCCCTGATAGCATTTTGTATTGACTTCAAGGCCAATACCGGAAAGCCTGACTCGCCGCCCACGAATCAATGCTTGTAACCTAACGACTCCCTGCAAAGAACGTAGAGTTACAACTGCTTGTCTCCTCACCAAGTGCCCGCGAACTAATGCCTGCAGCCTTATGATGCCCTTAAGTGCACGAAATGCCCTGCGAGACTGCATCAAAATTATACAGATATCAGACAGCATTGAGGACTTTTTTCCCATTGACTTCTCCCATATATCTATCTGTTCCACAGTTTGCCAAAGCAgttaaaaaattagagagagagaaagagagagagattgttTCAGATGCtgagagagggaaggagagggatatCAACTATGATCTCCCTAAAAGAGCTtaaagagtaaaaaaaaaaatattgacgaGCACATTATTGAAATAATGTGCAATTTGGAGTGCATGCAAATAGGAGTGCATTATCCTGGCCAAAATGCAACATAGATGAAGTGCGAGGAAGGAAAATTGGAAATAACCAAAGTAAATGCAAATTATCATAACTCCAAGCAAAAGTTACCAGATAACCCCTGAAGGCTGCTTGCACCTTGGTAGCAGCCTGCTCTTCCTGAACTTTTTCAGAGTCCTTTGATATGTCAGGACCCATCGTTCCTTGATCATCTGCATCTTGAACCATGGATGATGGAACTGCTCCAACAACCATACGATCAGGTGTCCCCTTTTCTGGTTCTGAGATGATATCATTAGCTTTGGCATTTACAAGTACTGATTGAGATATCACTGGCGAATTCACAACCTGAGCAGATGGTCCTTTTCCACCAATATTCTCTTTATCATTTACAGCTTTCTTCTAATAGAAATTGACAGATTGGTTAGTCCTTGCAAATACAATCAATTCTAGCAGATGTAGAGTGGGCATACTAATGCATGACAAAACCATTTTTTTGTGAAGAAACTTGACGATAAACTTTAGCAGACTCGAAGTAGAGAAAGAAACATTGAAATATAGAAATATACACAGAAAACCAGCATTTGATTTCCAGAAGGCATATGTTATTCCTCATCTCTCTGACTTCACGTAGAGTAAAAATGGTTTTCAGACAACTGGTTAATTCTGTGATATTTCCCACTAATAAGCCCCGTACAGCTACTAACAAATGCATTTTCCAGCTTAATAGTTCTCTTCAACAACTGCACTTGATATTGCAAGTTTTTTTTGTTATCATTTAATGGCCCCATCTACTGGTTATGCAACTAACCAGCCAGACCTTGCACCATAGGTGACTGACCAATTTAAGGCAAGACCTCCAATAATTGTCACCACATAGCATTGCAACATGGAAAAAGACAGCTAATATATAGTATCGAAAACTTACTAAGAAGTTTTGACTATACTAACAATCCAGGCCTCCCAAGTGAAAGTGATGTTGAGTGAACATATCTGACAATTTTAAATTAAACGCAAAAGGTTTAAAATGTTAACAAATCTTGCACACGTGAAGATGCACAGACCTAGCAGCAAATATTGAGTACCTCAAACTTTTCTACTGCTTAATCAGGATTCGTTAGGTTCTCGTGACATACTTCAAAAAGCATGATCCCATTTCCATCTGGGAACCATTGCATTGCTGATGAAATACAGCAAGACTACAGTCCTTTTGTTTAGTTATATCTGGTAAGCATAGGTTTCTGGTCATCTCTAAAAGAAGAGTAAACAATGCAGAGAAAGTTCAAATGCTCCAGGACAGCGAACAGATTTCAGAGAATGGTATTAAAATCACAAAACAAATCTACGCCGACTTGTCAATGCCAAAGCTGTTTGGTGCCAAAATATCAGGGAGGAGACAAGTTTACTGGACTGCATCCATCACATACAATCTCAAGCCAAACCAAGCTCTCATAAGTCTGACATCACATGAAGAAGAGGCTGAAATAAAAAatgaacttttctttttttttttttttttttggttttggttGGGGTGGGGGGCGGCGTGTTCTCCCAGAAACAGTGAGACCTCAGCAGTTGTAACTTTATAACTGGCTCAAGGGTCGTCCTGAGGGAAAAATACAAGATCTCCAACACATAAGTAGAGGCAGAACAAGAAACcccaccaccaccatcatcattacCCCAAAAAAAGCCAGAAAAAATAAGACCTAGAAGCAGCAACCAAACATACATGCACTGAAAGCAAACAGAAGGCAAAACAAAAGTAAGATATCTAGCCATCCATAACTAACTGATCAATCACCAAtgctccttttcttttcctttatatTGGGTCACAGACCCGAAAGATGATCATGTTGATATCTTGTGACTTAATTTCTCCGCAGCACGCGGAGGCAATATTTCTTTAAAGTCCATGCATAGCAAATTTCATGGGATGGAACAAAGAAAAAGCAAGGTTAGCTCATCCACTGCCCTAATAAAGGGGTAAGGAGAAAAGggatcaacaaaaataaatactGGGAGGAGAAGACAGCAGCAGAATTAACATTAACAACAAGCAACTCCTTTGAAAAGAAATATGCCTCATCAAGGAGATAATTTTTCCTTTAGACTCCTCTGATatcaaatcaaaaaaagaaaaaaatatatatataaatttcagTGATAacgctgcttttttttttttttggtgggaggGGGGGTTGACCCAATAAAGTGAATACTAAGCTATATTACACTCAATAACATGAAATACATGGACCCCACAAGgtcaatttattcctaaaaattaTTATCCTAGTAATTCGATGTCCCCCTGTATCTTGCATGTTCAGAAATTAAGTAATAGGAAGCATGAATGAACCATGAGCAAGGTGCATGATATACTTGCTTCAAAGGTTTAACTCTGAACCCTAGTTATATGTGGCCTTTTCTGGTAAAACAGATTAGCCTCTTACCATCACCTTTTCTTTCTCTCCATGGAAATATGATGCAGAATTCTATAAGAGAAAATTATATGATAGACAAAACAACTTAGAGAAGTAATCCAAGCCCTCAAAGATAAACATATTCCCTTCCTCTCCAACATAACTACCTAATTGTGACCAACTAATCTTCCATATTTTACTTAAACCAAGTCAAACCATCTTACTTTTGCTAAATTAGGTCCTCACACTAAAGTAAAGCAGCCAAGACAAACCTTAGTTGAGTTATTGCATCCTTTTCAATCTGATACATTCTTAACTGCATCAATGCATCTCAGTTAGCATTAATAGAGGGTTATGACCAATTAAAAATTTCGGTCATTGTTCCAAGTTGAAACATTGATTAACTATAGGCATATCAAGTAACAAATGTCTCTAATTCATTGCCCAAAATAACTTGTTTACTTAGAAAGACATCCACTCTCTATCCCCAGGAAACCTCATCATACTGTAGTCACTGTCAACTCGAAGGAATGCAAAGCCCTAATGTAGGGGCTGTTTGGATGCCACTACAGATTATCCGGTTGATTTATCTATATATGACAAATGCTGAGAATCAGTAAATAGTGCAAAGAAAACCCTTCCTATTTGAGAAACTTGAGATCAAATCCCAAAAGGATTGGGACACCAGGAAACACCTTTTAAGTGGAATACAGTATCTTGTTTTTTCAGGGATTGGGTGCTCTGTGGAAGACAAGAGCACCTATGTTCTCATCAATTTACTTATTTCCAGTCACCGCTCCCTTCCTTAACTTTGACCAACTGTTTAGCTTAACTCAAGGAAAAGTTATGCCTGCATCCAGACAGGCCCTTGGAAACAAAGCATTGTTTGAGGATCTATTATAATCAAATGGCTTGGTTTTCATGTATAATCATCAAATGCCCTTAAAAATCATTGCCTTTGTTGTGGAAAACCACATTGTAAAGATACAGTATCGCTAGAATGGCAGTCTGTTGAATATAATGCAACCCATTACATGATAGATCGAAGCCTAATAGTCTCTTTGAGTTTAGAGAAGCCAAGTCCCAAGCTTATCTCAACTCTAAAGGGTGATGCAGAAGCTTATAAATTAGAATTATTTCTTTGATGATTTATCTTTTATGTGCTTCCTCCAACATTTGATTTCAGGTGTCAACTTTTGTAAGTGCAATGATAATCCCCATCTCTTTCCCTATTTTTTTGTCATTGCCATTATATCATGGTTACTCGAAAACACAAAAGCTATGATAGGAAACTCCTGATCTCTTTGTTCCCCAGCATTCTATTTAAATGTTTCTTTTGGATGATTATCTACCAAAACCTCTTTTTAATCATATAACTTTCAACTGATCTCCTTAGTTTTGGCTGTAATGTTCACCTTCCAAAACAACGTATCCAATACCGCCAGAATAGGACCACAAGAACAATACCATAACGTTATGGCGAGTTTTCAACACTGGTACTAGTGTGTCAATATGGGATGCAATCCCATACCCCATGTTGGTAACCGGTGCCATACCATTCAGACAAAAAACTGGAACGAGATGCAACACCAATATTTGAAACCTGGTCCCAAAAGACGAAACTTTATGAGCTTACTACATGTTATGGCCATTATGGTTGGATTGATTAACCTTGTGTCCAAATAAACCATCAGATCACAATATGAAACAATAATGGGGGCTTTGAAAAAAAGAATGAAACCTATAATCAAGGGGAAGAGATCCTACAAAATTTAAGGACATCCTTCCATTAGAGAATTGAGACAATGAAGCCCTCTTGTCCTCAGGTTAAAGCCATATGCAATGCATGAGTGCTACCTATCCCCCATGTCATCCACTTTTAACGTTCCTTTGTCCTCCAAAAAGCAAAGGATGATACCTCCTAACTTAGAAATGCATCAGCATTCAGAAGACATTAACCTTAATCACTTCCTCTCAACAGTCAAAATCATCCCATCAAAACTTACTAATACCTTGATTGGTATTAATGACAATGCAACCATCAAGAAGCTCATCTGATGTTTCAATGCATTCCCTCCCCATGAAGCTACATCTTTTGAAGCCATTATTAACTCTAAACTCATGATATTCATCATCTTAATCCCATATAAAAGAAGGCTTGCATGATTTTCATCACCTCGGTTCTTTCTCTGTTGAAGATtcttaaatccatcatatagagAAGCCAAATATACACCAACCTGACCAACCCTCCACTTCATCTTCACTGCAAGGCGACCACACCCCTTGACAAAACAGTGAGATGGCATGCATGTAATGCTTTAGATCTGTTTGGTTAATCTAGGTACAAATGTATGCACCAATGAAAAATCAGAAATGTTACAGAAAGTCATGCAGACATCATCACTTGAATTAATTGGTCATGGTGAGAATAACGTGTGGCTAAAGAAGTGCACAAACAAGCAACTTGCTACTATGGAAGGCTTCCTTAATCAGCTTAGAAAGCAAATGATCGAAGCCATATGTAACACATGCAGATCAATTATACCAAGTGAATCTTTACCTTTAAAAAGCAGAAATCTGATCATTAAACTCGTTTCCATGCAcagaaaataaatcataaatcaattATTGACATAAAGAAAAAAAGCAATCCAGTTGCATACCAAAGCATCCCTTCCTTTCGATGCATGAGATCTGGATGATTTCTTGCCAAAAAGCACCGTCTTGATCCATCTTCCAGGAGACCTCCCCATCAGCAGAAACTCAAGATCCTAAATTGTTATATCTCGAAACAAATCCTGTCAGAACCCTTCATCACAGCACAGCATGTAGCACAAGCTACATCAAGTAAGGAAAAATCTAATTCATAGAACGAAAGGCAGAGAAATGACTTGTAACGTGAAGGAAACGATGACTCAACCGATCGCCTCAGCACTTCACATTCTATCAAAAAGGTCAAAACGTTTAAATGAGAGAAAAACGATAAGAAAGGAATTTGGAAAACCTACCCAAAAAACAATTACTTGTTAGGATAAAGAAGACCAAAACAACTATCGATAGGCATAATCCAAGCTTTTGAGACCAAAACACCCACAGTATGTAGAAAAACAGCTCAAATCACAAGGAAAAGTGAGAAAGCCTGAATCCGATCAACAAGAACACCATTGTCAGTCCAAGAGCTCGACCAACAGTGTCCGAACTCCAAATCCAATACACATGAAAAGGACAAAACAAACACTGagtgaaatcaaatagaaaagaaCAGAAATCCCATGGATCTGAAGCTTACCAGATGAGCCAAGATACCGGAACCCTAACTACACCTTAACTTCCACCGCAATCAAGAAAGGGGAAAaatggagaaagaaaaaggagagatcagACTAGGTTTCAGATCTCTAAGGAACTGATGGAAACCCGCAACCAACAAAagcaagtgaaaagaaaaaaaaaaaaagtaaagaaaatagagacatagagagaggggggggggttgGAGGGGGTCGGCAGAGCGAACGAACATGGCATCGGGAAAGCTTTTTCAAGAAAGAGCCGTTGGATGCCATGAGCAGGTAGATATTAAACAGTACAAACAAGAAGATATGCAGCCCCAATATAAGTCCCAACAAAGGTGAAAACCAGCTTTGCGTGTAGGTGACGTGGTTTCTCGCGGACCGGATCTCCCCGCTTTATAAGTGTTCACTTGTTTCGATGGCATTGACGGGGCCGCATAAcagaaaacttaatttttttgacTTCTCTCGGACTCCATGGTATAAGTATTAGCCGTTATCAGTCCTCATTCCAGAACTACCCTCAATCCTAGCGCCAAGTGCGAGTGGTGCCCTGTCTCCCTCTGATGAGTGGCTGGATCAATGACCGTTCATATTCGACCTACTTTTGGCGGAGAAAATGTAGCAACTGGATCAGTGATTTTCGTTTCCTTGTTCTGAACACGTCCTGTTAAGGGTATTTATGTCATTTCACTGTCATATGTTAAGGACTCCGGCCGTGTAGTCTGTAGTGGAACTCGGTGGTCAAATGACGCCTGGGAGGGACTAAGGACCTAAGGTGCTGCCGAAAGGAGATGCATTGAATAGATGGAACGATAGTCCGCATATAAATTGATACGCGGGCAATGAAACCACCGCCGACGTCGTTTCTTTCGAGTGGATCCTGACCGCCCGCCCATATAAAGCATGCTTGCAACGGTAGATCGAACACCCGCATATAACCGCTAGTAATGGAGACGCTATATTTGGACACCACGCGGCCTCCATCGCTCGGACGCGTGGGCTACAGAAAATCACGTGCGCCCATTATAACCCCGACGCGTTATGATGGGGCGCGTGCTAAACGACGGATCTTTATCGTCCCGGCATACATCCAACGGCTCAGATGGTGCAGTCTAAACCAACTTTAACTTTCAACTTTTCCTTTTGGAAGGAGCTGGCGTCGGATTCGCGAAAGACAGAACAATCTTAACCGTTTATCTGATGCACTCTGACAACTGGCCACCTCATAATTCGAGTTCCATTTTTGGGTGCATCAATTGTACGGTGAAGATTATTGGATAAAATCAGAGTCCTTGAATAAGTTCTTGTAAGTTCAAGGCTAAGAGATGTGCCGAAGATATCACGAGGGCATGTATGTCTGTctgtgcgtgtgtgtgtatatgtgtgtgtatcaaCGACGGCAGATTAGCCGTGGATGAGgagaaattttttgaattatGAGAAACCTGCATGCCTATAATTTCATGACAATTAGCATTATCTTATCATTAGAGGACATCATCCAAAAAGCATAGGATATTATGAATCCTTATCACTGAAATACATAGAGATAAAAGTGATATGGATATTATCCATTCGAATTCATTTTTATATCCAAATCAATCCGGATATGAATAGAAATTTGAAgatccaactaatatccatattcgTATCAATATCcgtcaaaaaaaatagatatggatatggatagataactatttgatccgtatccgaatatccgaatctatatataatcatatatgattttatatagcacttattaattttttaaaaaatatacaactTTATAATCACGTTATcaacttgatttatcatttatttagtgATATCTTTGATTCtctagtcataaagtttaattatctaagtaacatctataattatatctatactttCAGTATCCGAATTATATCTGCATCCGTTTGAAACaatattgatataaatttttgtattctAATAATATTCGTATCcgtatttatatttatcaaacaaaacaaatatgaatagggATATGATAGTATTGAAATCCCATTCTAAAGATTCTTGTGGTTCCAGAGAATCCAGCTACAATGATCCATATCCGATCCAATTTTAGTCCTATGAATATATACAACAGGATGCAATAACACACGAGTACGTTCGTGCTTACTGCAAATCATCATATCATATAACATGGGTGTACATACACATGCACAACGAACGACtatatagagagagaagatatCGAGCATAACTAAGGTTGCAAATGGGTCGGATTGATTCGTGATCCGACCCTATCCAATTCGGTTAAACCCGATCCGGACCCATTTAAAAGACCCATGGAGCCGGATCGGATTCAAAAATTGAATCCGTTCTCTTTCTTAGGTCAGATCTGGATTTTCTGAATTTGGATCTGACCCGATCTGTGGAGACTTTTGGATTAATTTGAATCTTAAGAAACATGACCCAACTCGATCCGATCCGGACCCAAATATAAGATCCGAACCCAATTAGAGTGACTCACCCAAATAGAAATTTGGGCTTAAACCAAAAGGTTTCAAATCCTTCGGTCTTCCCTATTTGATTTCCAAACTAAAAATCtccaaaactaaaaatttttcaaatccttCAGTTTTTTTATGTAACATCTATAACAACCCGAGGAGGAAAGATTGGATGGATTCTTGATAATTTAAATGAAGCTTCTTACTGGACTCAGTTTTCTAAACCTTCTGATTTGTGTTTACTGTGCCATAAGGTACAAAAGCAAGAGG contains the following coding sequences:
- the LOC105040312 gene encoding protein IQ-DOMAIN 31 isoform X1 is translated as MGRSPGRWIKTVLFGKKSSRSHASKGRDALKKAVNDKENIGGKGPSAQVVNSPVISQSVLVNAKANDIISEPEKGTPDRMVVGAVPSSMVQDADDQGTMGPDISKDSEKVQEEQAATKVQAAFRGYLSRRAFRALKGIIRLQALVRGHLVRRQAVVTLRSLQGVVRLQALIRGRRVRLSGIGLEVNTKCYQGKNVDAKQLKTWNEKLSINAFVRKLLSTSPVTKPMQIKYGDGEPNSVLIWMERWTSYRIWKPLPQPKKAVDLKTQARRGVSAMESESGRSKRRLHRNSAGNADSGPANVTTESGKSKRNLRKVPISPADSAQESPQTELEKAKRNLRKVSNLTTEASNRVDIENEIPPRSLKVSSSPSDVMQQSIEDSADKVETDTAVTIENKPDVETARLVASDGPMNTLPDDCPTLELTPSQNICKEDNLSAVYGDLSMKDEQLCDGSQKSSKRRASFSSKSEHHAENGLQNSPKLPSYMQTTESAKAKLRGQVSPRFGSDSAEKNSATRRHSLPSSMNGKQSSQSPRTQKLIQASGKGVFRNDRSLTSSGDGKAIQVDWRR
- the LOC105040312 gene encoding protein IQ-DOMAIN 31 isoform X2 → MGRSPGRWIKTVLFGKKSSRSHASKGRDALKAVNDKENIGGKGPSAQVVNSPVISQSVLVNAKANDIISEPEKGTPDRMVVGAVPSSMVQDADDQGTMGPDISKDSEKVQEEQAATKVQAAFRGYLSRRAFRALKGIIRLQALVRGHLVRRQAVVTLRSLQGVVRLQALIRGRRVRLSGIGLEVNTKCYQGKNVDAKQLKTWNEKLSINAFVRKLLSTSPVTKPMQIKYGDGEPNSVLIWMERWTSYRIWKPLPQPKKAVDLKTQARRGVSAMESESGRSKRRLHRNSAGNADSGPANVTTESGKSKRNLRKVPISPADSAQESPQTELEKAKRNLRKVSNLTTEASNRVDIENEIPPRSLKVSSSPSDVMQQSIEDSADKVETDTAVTIENKPDVETARLVASDGPMNTLPDDCPTLELTPSQNICKEDNLSAVYGDLSMKDEQLCDGSQKSSKRRASFSSKSEHHAENGLQNSPKLPSYMQTTESAKAKLRGQVSPRFGSDSAEKNSATRRHSLPSSMNGKQSSQSPRTQKLIQASGKGVFRNDRSLTSSGDGKAIQVDWRR